Proteins from a genomic interval of Sporolactobacillus sp. Y61:
- the aroC gene encoding chorismate synthase has product MIYFTAGESHGPELTGVIEGFPAGLHVSVGQINRKLRDRQTGYGRGYRQKIEKDEVRITSGMRHGVTLGSPITLKIANIDHKHWGEVMKPVGQPDPEVAMREVKNPRPGHADLVGGMKYGHRDLRNVLERSSARETAMRVAIGALCIQLLHQLGIEIAGYVRQVGPIEADTGHLLSPEQIEEEISKNDLRIVDQEKVAPIHNLIDKTKKEGDTLGGIIRVVAQHVPAGLGSYTSWNEKLDAKIAAAVVGINAMKGVSFGAGFDAGSRPGSQVMDPIYWNEDRGWYRKSNHLGGFEGGMTNGMPLIVNAVMKPIPTLYKPLHSVSIDTKEEHKASIERSDVTAIVPASLVIESVVAIELCRAILDTFDSSSLARLKRQYHDYCDELKNY; this is encoded by the coding sequence ATGATCTATTTCACTGCAGGAGAATCACACGGGCCGGAACTGACCGGCGTGATTGAAGGTTTCCCTGCCGGCCTTCATGTGTCTGTCGGGCAGATCAATCGTAAATTACGGGACAGGCAGACCGGTTATGGCCGCGGCTACCGGCAGAAAATTGAAAAGGACGAAGTCAGGATCACATCAGGCATGCGGCATGGCGTGACCCTCGGTTCCCCGATTACGCTGAAAATTGCCAATATCGACCACAAACACTGGGGCGAAGTCATGAAACCGGTCGGACAGCCTGATCCAGAGGTTGCGATGCGGGAAGTGAAGAACCCCAGGCCCGGTCATGCCGATCTGGTCGGCGGGATGAAATACGGACACCGCGATCTGCGAAATGTACTCGAGCGGTCCTCAGCCAGAGAAACGGCGATGCGGGTGGCCATCGGTGCGCTCTGTATCCAGCTGCTGCATCAGCTGGGTATTGAAATTGCCGGCTACGTGCGGCAGGTGGGACCGATTGAAGCGGATACCGGTCACCTTTTGTCCCCTGAACAGATTGAAGAAGAAATCAGCAAGAACGATCTGAGGATTGTTGATCAGGAAAAAGTCGCTCCCATCCACAACCTGATCGACAAGACAAAAAAAGAAGGAGATACACTTGGCGGCATCATCCGGGTCGTCGCACAACATGTCCCTGCCGGACTCGGCAGCTATACCAGCTGGAATGAGAAACTGGATGCGAAAATTGCAGCGGCAGTGGTGGGGATCAACGCCATGAAAGGGGTCTCATTCGGAGCCGGTTTTGATGCAGGATCCAGGCCGGGCAGTCAGGTCATGGACCCGATCTACTGGAATGAAGACCGGGGCTGGTACAGAAAGAGCAATCACCTCGGCGGATTTGAAGGGGGCATGACAAACGGTATGCCGCTGATCGTTAACGCCGTGATGAAGCCGATCCCGACACTGTACAAACCGCTGCACAGTGTGTCGATCGATACGAAAGAGGAACATAAAGCGAGCATCGAACGCTCTGACGTCACGGCGATTGTCCCGGCCTCCCTTGTCATCGAATCTGTTGTCGCCATCGAACTGTGCAGAGCCATTCTGGATACCTTTGATTCAAGCAGCCTGGCGCGACTGAAGCGCCAGTATCATGATTACTGTGATGAACTGAAAAACTATTAA